A window of Phycobacter azelaicus contains these coding sequences:
- a CDS encoding precorrin-8X methylmutase: MLHTYETDGAKIYAESFATIRAEADLDRFTRDEESVAVRMIHAAGMVGLEEYIRFSPGMAETARAALASGAPILCDAYMVSEGITRPRLPAGNEVICTLRDPRVPDMAKEMGNTRSAAALELWRPKLDGALVAIGNAPTALFHLLNMLKDSACPRPAAIIGCPVGFVGAMESKEALMEDLPVPSMIVKGRLGGSAITVAAVNALASWKE; encoded by the coding sequence ATGCTCCATACCTATGAAACTGACGGCGCAAAGATCTACGCCGAGAGCTTTGCCACCATCCGCGCCGAGGCCGATCTGGACCGGTTCACCCGAGATGAGGAAAGCGTCGCCGTGCGTATGATCCATGCTGCAGGCATGGTCGGCCTTGAAGAGTACATCCGCTTTTCCCCCGGCATGGCCGAAACCGCCCGCGCCGCGTTGGCTTCCGGCGCTCCGATCCTCTGCGACGCCTATATGGTCAGCGAAGGTATCACCCGCCCGCGCCTGCCCGCTGGTAACGAGGTCATCTGCACCCTACGTGATCCAAGGGTGCCGGATATGGCCAAGGAGATGGGCAACACCCGCTCCGCCGCCGCGCTGGAGCTGTGGCGCCCCAAACTGGACGGTGCCCTGGTTGCCATCGGGAACGCCCCAACGGCACTGTTTCATTTGCTCAACATGCTGAAAGACTCCGCCTGCCCGCGCCCTGCGGCCATCATCGGCTGCCCGGTTGGCTTTGTCGGCGCCATGGAATCCAAGGAGGCCTTGATGGAGGATCTGCCAGTGCCTTCTATGATCGTGAAGGGGCGCCTTGGCGGCTCTGCCATCACCGTGGCTGCGGTCAACGCGCTCGCCAGCTGGAAAGAGTGA
- the cobI gene encoding precorrin-2 C(20)-methyltransferase yields MGKVICAGLGPGDPELMSVKSHRAIASARHVAYFRKAGRKGQARAIVDDLLPKGVQEHAMEYPVTTEIHFSDPEYNRILSAFYDDWADRLEEITRTEDVVVLCEGDPFLYGSFMHLHSRLQGRAEVEIIPGITGMSGCWTATDQPITWGDDVLTVAMATLSEEELTERAKGTDALVVMKIGRNLPKLRRALATAGKLDDAWLVERGTMPGQTVQKLTEVTGDVPYFSIVLVHGQGRRP; encoded by the coding sequence ATGGGCAAGGTTATCTGCGCAGGGCTTGGCCCGGGCGATCCTGAGTTGATGAGCGTGAAATCGCACCGGGCCATAGCAAGCGCCCGCCATGTTGCCTATTTCCGCAAGGCCGGTCGCAAGGGGCAGGCGCGCGCTATCGTCGATGACCTCTTGCCGAAAGGCGTGCAGGAACACGCGATGGAATACCCGGTCACGACCGAGATCCATTTTTCCGACCCCGAGTACAACCGCATCCTGTCCGCATTCTACGACGACTGGGCAGACCGGCTGGAGGAGATCACCCGCACCGAGGACGTGGTGGTCCTGTGTGAAGGCGATCCCTTTCTCTATGGCTCCTTCATGCATCTGCACAGCCGCCTTCAGGGCCGCGCCGAGGTCGAGATCATTCCCGGCATCACCGGCATGTCTGGCTGCTGGACCGCCACCGATCAGCCGATAACCTGGGGCGATGACGTGCTGACGGTCGCCATGGCCACGCTCAGCGAGGAAGAACTGACCGAGCGCGCAAAGGGCACCGATGCGCTTGTGGTGATGAAGATCGGTCGCAATCTGCCAAAACTGCGACGCGCGCTCGCAACTGCGGGGAAACTGGATGACGCCTGGCTGGTTGAACGTGGCACAATGCCCGGTCAGACTGTGCAAAAATTGACCGAAGTGACGGGCGATGTGCCTTACTTCTCTATCGTGCTCGTTCACGGACAGGGGCGCCGCCCATGA
- the cobJ gene encoding precorrin-3B C(17)-methyltransferase — MIAPSKNGWVVIAGLGPGDEALVTQEVRDTIDAATDIVGYIPYVKRIAPRDGLTLHASDNRVELDRATHALEMAATGKRVVVVSSGDPGVFAMASAVFEALEAGPKDWLDLDIRVLPGITAMLAAAAQIGAPLGHDFAAINLSDNLKPWSLIETRLRAAGEAGFAMAFYNPRSKSRPHQFARALEILRDACGGDTLISFARDVTKPTQQINTVALKHATPEMADMRTMVIVGNRDTRAIGRFVYTPRSAGDATS, encoded by the coding sequence ATGATCGCGCCATCGAAAAACGGATGGGTCGTGATAGCAGGACTTGGCCCTGGGGATGAGGCACTGGTGACGCAGGAGGTGCGCGATACCATCGATGCCGCCACTGACATCGTTGGGTACATCCCCTACGTCAAACGGATCGCGCCGCGCGACGGCTTGACGCTTCATGCCTCTGACAACCGTGTCGAACTGGACCGCGCCACCCATGCGCTGGAAATGGCCGCAACCGGGAAGCGCGTTGTTGTGGTATCTTCAGGAGATCCGGGCGTATTCGCCATGGCCTCGGCCGTGTTCGAGGCGCTTGAAGCCGGACCGAAAGACTGGCTCGACCTCGACATCCGCGTCCTGCCCGGCATCACCGCGATGCTGGCAGCCGCAGCCCAGATCGGAGCGCCCCTGGGCCATGATTTCGCGGCGATCAACTTGTCCGACAATCTCAAGCCCTGGTCACTGATCGAAACCCGCCTGCGTGCGGCTGGCGAAGCGGGCTTTGCCATGGCTTTTTACAATCCGCGCTCCAAGTCTCGCCCACACCAGTTCGCCCGCGCGCTGGAAATCCTGCGCGACGCATGCGGCGGCGATACGCTGATCAGCTTTGCGCGTGATGTGACCAAACCGACGCAGCAGATCAACACCGTGGCCCTGAAGCACGCAACGCCAGAAATGGCGGACATGCGCACCATGGTGATCGTCGGCAACAGAGATACTCGGGCTATCGGGCGGTTTGTCTACACGCCCCGCTCTGCAGGGGATGCAACCTCGTGA
- a CDS encoding cobalt-precorrin-6A reductase has translation MMRILLLGGTSEASRLAVAVADAGLDAVFSYAGRTAQPVSQPLALRVGGFGGVEGLVTYLRNERITHVIDATHPFAAQMSSNAVRACGHAGVALCALERPAWQADTGDRWTHLATLEEAVAALPDRGARVFLAIGKQNLSAFAAKPENHYLLRLVDPPEAPLPLPNTSVEIARGPFDVMGDRSLMQAHGITHVVSKNAGGSGAEAKLQAARELGVPVIMIARPKVPERRVLASVEQVMGWLRGGADHEVASPAERGV, from the coding sequence ATCATGCGCATCCTGCTATTGGGCGGCACATCGGAAGCCTCGCGTCTTGCGGTTGCTGTGGCCGATGCCGGGCTCGATGCCGTGTTCTCCTATGCTGGCCGTACGGCGCAGCCCGTGTCCCAACCCCTGGCCCTGCGGGTGGGCGGGTTTGGTGGCGTCGAGGGGCTGGTGACCTACTTGCGAAACGAGCGCATCACCCATGTGATTGATGCAACGCACCCCTTCGCGGCGCAGATGAGCAGCAATGCGGTTCGTGCCTGTGGACACGCGGGTGTTGCACTGTGTGCGCTTGAACGCCCTGCTTGGCAGGCCGACACGGGTGATCGCTGGACCCATCTTGCCACACTGGAAGAGGCCGTTGCAGCCCTCCCGGATCGGGGTGCGCGAGTTTTCCTCGCGATCGGAAAGCAGAACCTGTCGGCCTTTGCGGCAAAGCCTGAGAACCATTACCTTCTCCGCCTGGTAGACCCGCCAGAGGCGCCCTTGCCGCTGCCGAATACCAGTGTGGAAATTGCCCGCGGCCCGTTCGATGTGATGGGAGACAGATCGCTGATGCAGGCCCATGGCATTACACATGTGGTTTCCAAAAATGCCGGCGGAAGCGGCGCCGAAGCCAAACTGCAGGCGGCTCGCGAGCTTGGCGTGCCTGTGATCATGATCGCACGCCCCAAAGTCCCGGAACGCAGGGTTTTGGCTTCGGTCGAACAGGTGATGGGTTGGCTTCGGGGCGGCGCTGATCACGAGGTTGCATCCCCTGCAGAGCGGGGCGTGTAG
- the cbiE gene encoding precorrin-6y C5,15-methyltransferase (decarboxylating) subunit CbiE: MSDPQEKPWLTLVGLGEDGLAGLQDASRKAIADAEVIFGGPRHLELVEAGSRGQPWPVPFSTAPVLAARGRRVVVLASGDPFWHGAGGSLLSDLHRGEWISHPAPSCFSLVANTLGWKLEETLCLGLHAAPFERLTPVLNRGRRIICTLRDGAAPEALARWLAEQGFGATEITVMEAMGGPRQRVRSRRADVFDLTDITAPVIAALAVTGAKGLPRASGLPDDLFLSDGQITKRPIRALTLSALAPRAGELLWDIGGGSGSVSVEWCLAAPGARTITFEPREDRIANIRANAERFGIEHQMKAVLGRAPDVLDGFEMPDCVFIGGGGSQALLDHLWAVLPSGTRIVANGVTLETETLLMQAQATYGGDILKAEIAEAGPLGSMRGWERARPVLQWSVMR, translated from the coding sequence ATGTCTGACCCTCAAGAAAAACCCTGGCTGACTCTCGTCGGCCTCGGCGAAGATGGACTGGCGGGGCTTCAGGATGCAAGCCGGAAAGCCATTGCAGATGCCGAGGTCATTTTTGGAGGCCCGCGCCATCTTGAACTTGTAGAGGCGGGATCACGCGGCCAGCCCTGGCCGGTCCCTTTTTCAACCGCCCCGGTTCTGGCCGCGCGAGGACGTCGGGTGGTGGTTCTAGCCTCGGGCGATCCCTTCTGGCACGGCGCGGGCGGTTCTCTGCTGTCGGATCTGCACCGGGGCGAATGGATCTCGCACCCTGCGCCTTCGTGCTTCTCACTGGTCGCAAATACCCTTGGCTGGAAGCTGGAAGAAACACTCTGCCTCGGCCTTCATGCGGCGCCGTTCGAGAGGCTGACACCCGTGTTGAACAGGGGCAGGCGTATCATCTGCACCCTGCGCGATGGCGCGGCCCCGGAAGCGCTGGCCAGATGGCTGGCTGAACAGGGCTTTGGTGCGACCGAAATCACAGTGATGGAGGCCATGGGCGGCCCGCGCCAACGGGTGCGCAGCCGGCGCGCAGATGTATTTGACCTGACGGACATTACCGCGCCCGTCATCGCCGCATTGGCGGTTACAGGTGCAAAAGGCCTGCCCCGCGCCAGCGGGTTACCCGACGATCTGTTCCTCAGCGACGGGCAGATCACCAAGCGCCCCATCCGCGCCCTGACCTTGTCCGCCTTGGCCCCGCGCGCGGGGGAACTCTTGTGGGACATCGGTGGCGGCTCCGGTTCGGTTTCGGTAGAATGGTGCCTTGCCGCGCCCGGCGCGCGCACCATCACCTTCGAGCCACGCGAGGATCGGATTGCCAATATCCGCGCCAATGCCGAACGGTTCGGGATCGAACACCAAATGAAAGCTGTGCTGGGCCGCGCGCCGGATGTGCTGGATGGGTTCGAGATGCCCGATTGTGTCTTCATCGGCGGCGGCGGCTCGCAGGCGCTATTGGATCACCTGTGGGCCGTGCTGCCATCTGGCACTCGGATTGTGGCCAATGGCGTCACGTTGGAAACCGAAACACTTTTGATGCAGGCCCAGGCAACGTATGGCGGCGACATTTTGAAAGCCGAGATCGCCGAAGCTGGACCGCTTGGTTCCATGCGCGGCTGGGAGCGCGCGCGCCCCGTCCTTCAATGGAGTGTCATGCGATGA
- a CDS encoding cobalamin biosynthesis protein, with product MKVAGFGFREGATANDLAAALALTGHRPDGLASVAAKAETPAFRALSAKMNLPVIALPEEALRGTSTLTSSDRILARFGTGSLAEAAALLGACQGGDTATARLLGPRVVTADGLATAAIAERLTP from the coding sequence ATGAAAGTGGCAGGCTTCGGATTTCGCGAGGGTGCTACTGCGAACGATCTCGCCGCCGCGCTGGCACTGACCGGGCATCGCCCCGATGGGCTGGCCTCGGTTGCCGCCAAGGCAGAGACACCAGCGTTCCGTGCCCTTTCTGCCAAGATGAACCTGCCCGTTATCGCCCTGCCGGAAGAGGCTCTGCGCGGCACTTCGACCCTGACCTCATCCGACCGTATCCTGGCGCGGTTCGGAACTGGATCGCTGGCCGAAGCCGCCGCCCTTCTGGGCGCATGCCAGGGCGGCGATACCGCCACCGCCCGCCTGCTTGGCCCCCGAGTTGTTACCGCAGATGGTCTGGCCACTGCGGCCATTGCTGAAAGACTGACCCCATGA
- the cobM gene encoding precorrin-4 C(11)-methyltransferase, with amino-acid sequence MTVHFIGAGPGAPDLITLRGRDLIAACPVCLYAGSLVPEALLQHCPEGARIVNTASMSLDEIMAEIEAAHAAGQDVARLHSGDLSVWSAMGEQLRRLRDLGIAYDVTPGVPAFAASAAALGAELTLPGVAQSLVLTRTSGRASTMPEGETLENFARTGATLAIHLSVHVLDDVVARLTPAYGADCPVAIVWRASWRDQKIIKATLGTLIEATDGARGRTALILVGHALGAEDFDESCLYAQDYDRRYRPQSADSQWASWSDGDD; translated from the coding sequence ATGACCGTTCACTTCATCGGCGCCGGACCCGGCGCACCCGATCTGATTACCCTGCGCGGGCGTGACCTGATCGCCGCCTGCCCCGTCTGCCTTTATGCCGGCTCGCTGGTGCCGGAGGCGCTGCTGCAGCACTGCCCGGAAGGCGCAAGGATCGTCAATACCGCGTCCATGTCGCTGGACGAAATCATGGCCGAGATCGAAGCCGCCCATGCCGCCGGTCAGGATGTGGCGCGGCTCCATTCAGGTGATCTGTCGGTCTGGTCCGCCATGGGCGAACAGCTTCGCCGCCTGCGGGATCTGGGCATTGCCTATGACGTAACGCCAGGCGTGCCAGCCTTCGCCGCCAGCGCCGCCGCCCTTGGCGCTGAACTGACGCTACCCGGCGTAGCCCAATCGCTGGTGCTGACGCGCACCTCGGGGCGGGCGTCCACCATGCCCGAGGGCGAAACGCTGGAAAACTTCGCCCGCACCGGCGCAACACTCGCCATTCACCTGTCGGTGCATGTGCTGGACGATGTGGTGGCGCGGCTCACCCCCGCCTATGGCGCGGACTGCCCGGTTGCCATCGTCTGGCGCGCCTCCTGGCGGGATCAGAAGATCATCAAGGCCACCCTCGGCACATTGATCGAAGCCACAGATGGCGCGCGCGGACGGACCGCGCTGATCCTTGTAGGCCATGCCCTTGGCGCCGAGGATTTTGACGAAAGCTGCCTTTACGCGCAGGATTACGATCGGCGCTACCGCCCGCAAAGCGCCGACAGCCAATGGGCCAGTTGGAGCGATGGTGATGACTGA
- a CDS encoding cobyrinate a,c-diamide synthase, whose product MTETGNTGSYPPGFMISAPASGTGKTTVMLGLLRALAEDGLAVQPYKSGPDYIDPAFHLAAAGRASFNLDTWAMDSGLLDAVAGQASDAQICVGEGSMGLYDGVATRGQSGFGSSAETAKRMGWPVVLVVDVGGQAQSAAATALGFRAYDPDLPFAGVILNRVASARHERLTRLGMERAGIPVLGSLPRRGDLTLPERHLGLIQAVEHPDLEAAIAGYAAFLRDNVDLEAIKSAARAGIAPAAAHLPNPPAQRIALARDAAFSFTYPHLLEGWRAAGAEILPFSPLADEAPAADADLVWLPGGYPELHGGRLAAAATFRAALRKHAQTRPVHGECGGYMALGEVLVDKAGNRHQMAGLLGLVTSYEKRKFHLGYRRAILQAPMPGFASGTALRGHEFHYSTIVDEPDAPLANVMDADGNPVPETGSVRGHVTGTFFHLITGETP is encoded by the coding sequence ATGACTGAAACAGGAAACACCGGATCCTACCCGCCGGGCTTTATGATCTCGGCGCCCGCCTCAGGTACAGGCAAAACCACCGTGATGCTAGGATTGTTGCGCGCACTGGCAGAGGATGGCCTTGCAGTTCAACCCTACAAAAGCGGTCCCGATTACATCGACCCGGCCTTTCACCTTGCCGCGGCGGGCCGCGCCTCTTTCAACCTCGACACCTGGGCGATGGATAGCGGCCTGCTGGATGCCGTTGCCGGTCAGGCAAGCGATGCGCAGATCTGCGTCGGCGAAGGCTCCATGGGTCTGTACGATGGCGTGGCGACACGCGGGCAAAGCGGCTTTGGCTCTTCCGCGGAAACCGCAAAGCGCATGGGCTGGCCGGTGGTGCTGGTCGTGGATGTGGGCGGTCAGGCGCAATCGGCAGCGGCCACGGCGCTGGGATTTCGCGCCTATGATCCCGACCTGCCCTTTGCGGGCGTGATCCTCAACCGCGTTGCAAGCGCGCGCCACGAAAGACTGACCCGGCTTGGGATGGAGCGCGCTGGCATTCCCGTTCTCGGCTCCCTGCCCCGGCGCGGCGATCTCACCCTGCCGGAGCGCCATCTCGGCCTCATTCAGGCGGTGGAGCACCCGGATCTCGAAGCCGCCATCGCGGGCTATGCCGCATTCCTGCGCGACAACGTCGATCTGGAGGCAATCAAATCCGCCGCCCGCGCCGGAATTGCCCCCGCAGCGGCACATCTGCCGAACCCACCCGCCCAGCGCATCGCTCTGGCCCGTGATGCTGCGTTCTCGTTTACCTATCCGCATCTTCTGGAAGGCTGGCGGGCGGCGGGGGCCGAGATCCTGCCGTTTTCGCCGCTCGCGGATGAGGCTCCTGCGGCGGATGCCGATCTTGTCTGGCTTCCGGGGGGATATCCCGAATTGCACGGCGGCAGACTGGCCGCTGCGGCAACCTTCCGCGCGGCTTTGCGCAAACACGCCCAAACCCGTCCGGTGCACGGCGAATGCGGCGGTTACATGGCCCTTGGCGAAGTGCTGGTCGACAAGGCAGGCAACCGGCACCAGATGGCCGGGCTGTTGGGCCTTGTCACCTCCTACGAGAAGCGCAAGTTCCATCTGGGCTACCGCCGCGCGATCCTTCAGGCTCCGATGCCGGGGTTTGCGAGCGGCACCGCCCTACGCGGGCATGAGTTTCACTATTCGACCATTGTGGATGAGCCCGACGCCCCCCTTGCCAATGTGATGGATGCAGACGGCAACCCGGTGCCCGAAACCGGCTCGGTGCGCGGCCATGTGACCGGCACCTTCTTCCATCTCATCACTGGAGAGACCCCATGA
- the cobA gene encoding uroporphyrinogen-III C-methyltransferase: protein MTGFVSFVSSGPGDPELLTVKAVRRLEVADAVLFDDLSSGPILSHARKDADLVGVGKRAGRPSPRQDHVSQLLVEYASTGAHVVRLKSGDSGVFGRLEEEITALRRAGIGFEIVPGVTAASAAAAAANIPLTRRLTARRLQFITGHDVTGGLPEDLNMAALADPEATTVVYMGKRTFAALAERLLEAGLPPETHALIALGVSTPDQTLSCHTVGELPDVLRAMETKAPVLILYGPLADEDLPH from the coding sequence ATGACCGGCTTTGTCAGTTTTGTCTCTTCCGGTCCCGGCGATCCTGAGCTTTTGACCGTCAAGGCCGTGAGGCGGCTTGAGGTCGCGGATGCGGTGCTGTTTGACGATCTGTCGTCGGGTCCGATCCTTTCCCACGCCCGAAAGGACGCCGATCTGGTGGGAGTGGGCAAACGCGCCGGACGCCCTTCGCCCCGGCAAGATCACGTGAGCCAACTGTTGGTTGAATACGCGTCCACCGGCGCTCATGTGGTACGGCTGAAATCTGGTGATTCAGGGGTATTCGGTCGCCTTGAGGAAGAGATTACCGCCCTGCGCCGGGCCGGTATCGGCTTCGAGATTGTGCCCGGCGTCACTGCAGCCTCGGCAGCTGCCGCCGCTGCGAACATCCCTCTTACCCGCCGCCTGACCGCGCGGCGCTTGCAGTTCATTACCGGACATGACGTCACCGGCGGCCTGCCAGAGGACCTGAATATGGCCGCCCTTGCAGACCCCGAGGCCACAACGGTCGTCTACATGGGGAAACGCACTTTTGCTGCGCTGGCAGAGCGCCTGCTGGAGGCCGGACTGCCGCCGGAAACCCATGCGCTGATCGCGCTGGGTGTATCGACACCCGATCAGACCCTGTCCTGTCATACAGTAGGAGAGTTGCCGGATGTGCTGCGCGCGATGGAGACCAAGGCGCCAGTGCTTATCCTCTACGGGCCGCTGGCAGACGAGGACCTGCCGCACTGA
- a CDS encoding energy-coupling factor ABC transporter permease, producing the protein MHIEPGIVDGAKIALSYATAAGALGFAAKKTMDDLRNSGIASFAARSAIATVGVFAFFEILPHFPVGVSEVHFILGSTLFLILGAAPATFGLAMGLLIQGVFFAPIDLPQYFINLTTLLVPLFAMQALAKKVIAPGTAYVDLKYSQALALSTAYQAGVVGWVAFWVFYGQGIGAETMASVFTFGAAYMMVILIEPLVDLAVLATAKSLRGLERGGLVTPRLYAAAT; encoded by the coding sequence ATGCATATTGAACCCGGTATCGTCGACGGTGCGAAAATCGCCCTGTCCTATGCAACCGCTGCAGGCGCGCTTGGCTTTGCCGCCAAGAAAACCATGGATGACCTACGCAACTCGGGCATCGCGTCCTTCGCGGCGCGCTCGGCCATTGCCACGGTCGGCGTTTTTGCTTTCTTTGAAATCCTGCCGCACTTCCCGGTTGGCGTCTCCGAAGTACACTTCATTCTCGGCTCGACGCTGTTCCTGATCCTTGGTGCCGCCCCTGCCACCTTTGGTCTGGCAATGGGCCTTCTGATACAGGGAGTGTTCTTTGCGCCCATCGATCTTCCGCAATACTTCATCAACCTGACGACACTACTGGTGCCGCTGTTTGCGATGCAGGCACTGGCAAAGAAAGTCATTGCGCCGGGCACCGCCTATGTGGATCTGAAATACTCCCAAGCGCTTGCGCTTTCGACCGCCTATCAGGCCGGTGTTGTCGGCTGGGTCGCTTTCTGGGTCTTTTATGGTCAGGGCATTGGCGCGGAAACCATGGCATCGGTCTTCACCTTCGGTGCGGCCTACATGATGGTCATCCTGATTGAGCCACTGGTCGACCTTGCTGTCCTCGCCACCGCCAAGAGCCTGCGTGGTCTTGAGCGCGGCGGTTTGGTGACACCGCGTCTTTATGCAGCAGCCACTTAA
- the cobF gene encoding precorrin-6A synthase (deacetylating) has product MIDLTLVGIGTGNPQHLTLEAIEALNTLDLILIPNKGAGKDDLAGLRREICNRVLRGEGPQIVEFQLPKRDAGNPSYRQGVDDWHDAIAEVWERNINDLVPAGGKVGFLVWGDPSLYDSTMRIADRLKARTNVRLRVIPGITSIQALTAAHAIPLNEIGAPVTITTGRQLREVGWPDSADTLVIMLDGECSFQSIDPQGVQIWWSAYAGMENEISIAGELGAVMPHILETRARARADHGWLMDIYILRRTHTQ; this is encoded by the coding sequence ATGATTGACCTGACCCTTGTCGGTATCGGCACCGGCAATCCACAGCACCTGACGCTAGAGGCCATCGAGGCCCTGAACACACTGGACCTGATCCTTATCCCCAACAAGGGCGCAGGAAAGGACGATCTGGCGGGGCTACGCCGCGAGATCTGCAATCGGGTACTGCGCGGTGAGGGCCCCCAAATCGTCGAATTCCAGCTGCCCAAGCGCGATGCTGGGAATCCCAGCTACCGGCAGGGCGTGGATGACTGGCACGATGCCATTGCAGAAGTCTGGGAGCGAAACATCAATGACCTTGTGCCCGCAGGTGGCAAGGTCGGCTTTCTCGTCTGGGGTGATCCCTCTCTTTACGACAGCACCATGCGTATTGCCGACCGGCTCAAGGCACGCACCAACGTCCGGCTGCGCGTCATTCCTGGCATCACTTCGATCCAGGCGCTGACAGCCGCGCATGCCATCCCCCTGAACGAGATTGGCGCCCCTGTCACCATCACGACCGGGCGCCAGTTGCGCGAGGTCGGCTGGCCAGACAGCGCCGACACCCTCGTGATCATGCTGGATGGCGAATGCAGCTTTCAGAGCATTGACCCCCAAGGCGTGCAGATCTGGTGGTCTGCCTACGCGGGCATGGAGAACGAGATCTCTATCGCGGGTGAACTCGGGGCTGTTATGCCCCACATCCTTGAGACCCGTGCCAGAGCGCGTGCCGATCACGGCTGGCTCATGGATATCTACATTCTGCGGCGCACGCACACCCAGTAG
- a CDS encoding transposase encodes MACRHGRWRVRGEPAAAGRTGLEVRPVEVATGNVGDAPMLPELPAQTPLDQDIGSVTADWTYETRKCHDAIAVPLRTCRHAAPQERQAMEAYKRRGGSPGVVVNASRDLARALLRRRAGYHRRCRAETKMHKMKLLSQSNMARDFDRQVAEIQVRVAVLDRCKAPRIPVTKQTGSVRPGKGEVRPHTSLCNKAMIEDTV; translated from the coding sequence TTGGCATGCCGCCACGGCAGATGGCGGGTTCGTGGAGAGCCTGCTGCGGCTGGTCGGACTGGGCTGGAGGTTCGGCCGGTCGAGGTCGCCACCGGCAATGTGGGCGATGCGCCTATGTTGCCCGAGTTGCCTGCCCAAACCCCACTCGATCAGGACATCGGATCAGTCACCGCAGATTGGACATACGAAACTCGAAAGTGTCACGACGCGATTGCCGTCCCGTTGCGCACATGCCGTCATGCCGCCCCGCAGGAACGCCAAGCTATGGAAGCCTACAAGCGACGGGGCGGTAGCCCGGGCGTGGTAGTCAATGCTTCACGCGATTTGGCGCGCGCCCTGTTGCGACGACGCGCAGGATATCACCGCAGGTGCCGTGCCGAGACGAAGATGCATAAAATGAAACTCTTAAGCCAATCGAATATGGCGCGAGATTTCGACCGGCAGGTCGCAGAAATCCAGGTCCGCGTCGCAGTTCTCGACCGCTGCAAGGCTCCTCGCATACCTGTCACAAAGCAAACAGGATCAGTCCGCCCCGGCAAAGGAGAAGTGCGCCCACATACGAGTTTGTGCAACAAAGCCATGATTGAGGACACCGTGTAG